The genome window GGGACGATCCCCGACCGCGGCCTGTTCGGGGTGTTCCTCGCCGGGTCGGAGGGGGCCGGCCGCCGGGTCGGCGAGCTCGACGAGGAGATGGTCTACGAGACCCGCGTCGGCGACGTCATCACCCTGGGCGCCAGCTCCTGGCAGGTGCAGGACATCACCCGCGACCAGGTGCTCGTCACCCCGGCCCCCGGCCGCCCCGGCAAGCTGCCGTTCTGGCACGGCGACGCGCTCGGCCGCCCCGCCGAGCTCGGCCGCGCGGTCGGCGCCTTCGTCCGCGAGCTGGTCCGCCTCGGCCCCGACGCCGCCCGTGCCCGCTGCGCGACCGCCGGCCTGGACGAGTGGGCGACCGACAACCTGCTCGCCTACCTCGGCGAGCAGAAGGAGGCGACCGGGCACGTCCCCGACGACCGGACCATCGTCGTCGAGCGCTTCCGCGACGAGCTGGGCGACTGGCGGGTCTGCGTCCACTCCCCCTTCGGCGGGCAGGTCCACGCCCCCTGGGCGCTCGCGCTGGCGGCCCGGTTCCGGGAGCGGCACGGCCTGGACGTGCAGGCGATGCACGGCGACGACGGCATCGTGCTGCGGCTGCCCGACGTCGAGGTGAGCGGCTGGGGCGGGCCCGACGACGGGCTCGGCTTCCTGGGCGGCGGTCTCGGCGGGGGTCTCGGCGGGTTCGGTGGTCCCCCCGGCGCCGACCTCGGGGGCGACGGTGACGGCGGTGACGGCGCCACGGGTGGAGGCGGTGCGGGGGCCGGGGGCCCCGCGTGGCCCACGGCCGAGCCGGTCGCCGCGCCGGACGTCGCCGAGCTCGTCGTGCTGGACGCCGAGGACGTCGAGGACGTCGTCACGCAGGAGATCGGCGGCTCGGCGCTGTTCGCGTCGCGGTTCCGGGAGTGCGCGGCCCGGGCGCTGCTCCTGCCCCGCCGGCAGCCCGGCCGGCGGCAGCCGCTGTGGCAGCAGCGGCAGCGGGCGGCCTCGCTGCTCGACGTGGCGCGCCGCTACCCGGCCTTCCCCATCGTCCTGGAGACCGTGCGGGAGTGCCTGCAGGACGTGTTCGACGTCCCCGGGCTCGTCACGCTCATGCGGGAGGTCGCCTCCGGCGCGGTCCGCGTCATCGAGGTCGAGACGTCGACGCCCTCGCCGTTCGCGCGGTCGCTGCTGTTCGGCTACGTCGCCCAGTTCCTCTACGAGGGCGACTCCCCGCTGGCCGAGCGCCGCGCGGCCGCCCTGTCGCTGGACCCGCAGCTGCTGGCCGAGCTGCTCGGCCGGGGCGACGGAGCCTCGCTGCGGGACCTGCTGGACCCGGAGTCCGTCCGCACCACCGAGGCCGAGCTCCAGCGCCTGGTCGACGAGCGGAAGGCGCGGGACGCGGAGGACGTGGCGGACCTGCTGCGCGTGCTCGGCCCGATGAGCACCGAGGAGGTGGCCGCGCGCAGCCTGGAGCCGCAGAGGGCCGCCGAGCACCTGGCGGCCCTGGTGGCGCAGCGGCGGGCCATCGAGGTCCGGCTCGGCGGGCGGGCGTGCACCGCCGCCGTCGAGGACGCCGCCCGGCTGCGGGACGCGGTCGGCGCGGCCCTGCCGGTGGGCCTGCCCGAGGCGTTCCTCGTCCCCGTCCCCGACCCTGTCGGGGACCTGCTCGCCCGTCACGCCCGTACCCACGGCCCGTTCACCGCCGCGGAGGTCGCGTCCCGGTTCGGTCTCGGGGTGGCGGTCGCCGAGCAGGCGCTGCGGCGCCTCGAGCAGGCGGGCCGGATCACCTCCGGCGCGATCCGGCCGCTGGAGGCCGGCGGCTCCCTCGACGTCCTCGACTTCTGCGACGCAGGCGTGCTCCGGGTGCTGCGGCGGCGGTCGCTGGCGGCGCTGCGCCAGGAGGTCGAGCCGGTCACCGCCCGCGACCTCGCGCGCTTCCTGCCGGCCTGGCAGTCCGTCGCCGTGCCCGAGCAGGCACCCGACCCCCGCGCGACGCGGGGCGGTCCGACCGTCCGCAGCACCTCGGCCCGGCCCGCCAGGCGCGGTTCCGGCGGGGTCCGCGGGGTCGACGGCCTGCTGCGGGTGGTCGAGCAGCTGGCGGGCGCCCGGGTCCCGGCCAGCGCG of Aquipuribacter hungaricus contains these proteins:
- a CDS encoding DEAD/DEAH box helicase, with the protein product MARFSPATRDWFGGAFHAPTPAQVGAWDAVSSGEDALVVAPTGSGKTLAAFLWSLDRLAAEPLPEDPQHRCRVLYVSPLKALAVDVERNLRSPLTGIRASAERLGAPVPDITVGVRSGDTPAAERRTLALRPPDVLITTPESLFLVVTSKARESLLGVETVILDEIHAVAGTKRGAHLALTLERLDALLEKPAQRVGLSATVRPVQEVARFQSGGRPVRIVQPPSTKEFDVSVVVPVPDMSDLGTTTGEVVGSAAGEEQRRSIWPHVNERVVDLVAAHTSTLVFTNSRRLAERFTAQVNEEWAERNAPDEDEDATAAPQPRRTPAEVMAQAGTSAGVPPVLARAHHGSVSKEQRALIEDDLKSGRLPAVVATSSLELGIDMGAVDLVVQVESPPSVASGLQRLGRAGHQVGAVSRGVVFPKHKADLVQCAVVVERMVSGQIEALRVLSSPLDVLAQQVVAMCAMDDWTVDDLYALVRRTASFADLARGPFEATLDMLAGRYPSEEFAELRPRLVWDRVTDTLTGRPGAQRLAVTSGGTIPDRGLFGVFLAGSEGAGRRVGELDEEMVYETRVGDVITLGASSWQVQDITRDQVLVTPAPGRPGKLPFWHGDALGRPAELGRAVGAFVRELVRLGPDAARARCATAGLDEWATDNLLAYLGEQKEATGHVPDDRTIVVERFRDELGDWRVCVHSPFGGQVHAPWALALAARFRERHGLDVQAMHGDDGIVLRLPDVEVSGWGGPDDGLGFLGGGLGGGLGGFGGPPGADLGGDGDGGDGATGGGGAGAGGPAWPTAEPVAAPDVAELVVLDAEDVEDVVTQEIGGSALFASRFRECAARALLLPRRQPGRRQPLWQQRQRAASLLDVARRYPAFPIVLETVRECLQDVFDVPGLVTLMREVASGAVRVIEVETSTPSPFARSLLFGYVAQFLYEGDSPLAERRAAALSLDPQLLAELLGRGDGASLRDLLDPESVRTTEAELQRLVDERKARDAEDVADLLRVLGPMSTEEVAARSLEPQRAAEHLAALVAQRRAIEVRLGGRACTAAVEDAARLRDAVGAALPVGLPEAFLVPVPDPVGDLLARHARTHGPFTAAEVASRFGLGVAVAEQALRRLEQAGRITSGAIRPLEAGGSLDVLDFCDAGVLRVLRRRSLAALRQEVEPVTARDLARFLPAWQSVAVPEQAPDPRATRGGPTVRSTSARPARRGSGGVRGVDGLLRVVEQLAGARVPASALEPLVLPARVTDYQPAMLDELTAAGEVLWVGHAPMSGGDGWVSLHAAHTAHLTLPLAAAGETAATTAPGGRTPVAARAAGPAAVPA